The genomic window TTTTATTGCAAGTGTATTTTTTCGCGCTAAATTGAGTTTAGATTTAGTATCGAAAATGTGGCTCGCATGTTGCTGTCAAACTGGCCTATCTGTGCTATTGATTGTAAGTTTTTCGAAAAAAAACAGTATGCCCTCAAGGCCCAATATCCATGCGCCTCTTGGGCCATGCTGGCCGGAAAGGCGCATGGATATTGCGCGTTCGGGCATGTCTTCGTTGAGTTTTTCGTCACGGCTTTACATTTAGCCGCTGCTCCACTTTATTTATATCTCTTTACATATGTCCTATTGGTTAATGAAATCGGAGCCGGAAGAGGTCAGTATCGACGATGCTTTGGCCTTGCCCTCCGTCGCCTGGTTTGGCGTGCGCAATTATCAAGCGAGAAATTTCATGCGTGATGTCATGCGCGTCGGAGATGGGGTCTTGTTTTATCACTCAAGTTGCGCGGAACCCGGCATTGCGGGCATCGCGGAAGTCGCCAGTACGGCTTATCCAGATGAGACGCAGTTTGATGCCTCAAGTAAGTATTTCGACCCTAAGGCCAGCCGGGAAAATCCGCGTTGGATGCTGCTTGATGTCAAAGCCTTGCGCAAGACCCGACTGCTGGCTTTGTCAGAGTTGCGCAACTGCGCCGAATTGGAGCAGATGCAGGTTCTAAAAAAAGGCAGTCGTCTTTCGATTACACCAGTGACTGCCGATGAATGGGCAGTCGTGATGAGCCTGCTGCAGGCTTATTAATGACTTGTAGTTGCGGATGCCGTAGATAATATTTTGCACACTATCGCTGACATCAGTATTTACTTTCTAGCTTTTTGTTTCTTTGATTTTTGTTTGGCAGTAGCTGTATTTTTAAATGCGATTTCCACCGCTTTGTTTTCAGGTGTTTTACTGTATGCCCAAACAAGTAGCGCAGCACCGACTGCGATCATAGGTAGAGAAAGCATTTGGCCGGCCGAAATAGTTAAACCGAAGAAGCTGACTTCATAATCAGGCGTGCGAAAGTATTCGGTGAAAAACCTCGCGCAGCCATACAGGGTAACGAACATTGCGCCAACGGCAAGGCGCGGGCGCTGTTTTCTGGAAAATAGCCAGAGTATGATGAAGAGTAAAACACCATCGACCAGTGCTTGATAAATTGGCGAAGGATGTACCGGGTGATCTAGCCCCGGCCAGATCATGGCCCATGGCAAATCTGCCGATGCGACTCGACCAGGTAATTCGTGATTGATGAAATTACCTATGCGCCCCGCAGCGTAGCCGAGTGGGACTAAGGGAGCGATAAAGTCATAGACATCGGCTAAATTGCGTTTGGCTTTGCGCGCCCATAAATACATGGCGATCATGACGCCTATCAAGCCTCCATGGAAAGACATGCCACCTTTCCATACCGCAAAAATTTCAAGAGGATTGGCCATAAAGTGTGGCAGTTGATAAAACACGACTTCGCCCAATCTGCCACCTAAGATAACGCCAAGCACACCGTAAAAAAGCATGTCGTCGATGTCTTCCTTAGTCCATCCCAGTGCCGCAATATGCGCCTGACGGATTCTAATTCGACCAAGAGCTACAAACTGTGCGAAGGCGAGTAGATACATCAAGCCATACCAATGTATCGATAAAAAGCCGATTTTGATGGCGACTGGATCGGGGTTGGGGTGTATCAACATCAGTAGGTCTTTCTTAATTTTTCAGTAAATCTAAAAATGATTTGAGTACCGGCGAGCTGTTTTCTTTACGCCAGGCTATGCCAATTTCTACCCTGACCTTTAACGATGGCATAGTGTAGTAGACCACTCCGGGACGGATTAAATTCGACACCGATTGTGGCACAAGAGCGATACCCATGCCAGCGGAGACAAGACCGATGATGGTTTGCATTTGTATCGCCTCTTGTGCAATTGCGGGCGTCAGCCCTGCTGCCCGAAAACAAGCCAAAATACTGTCGTGTAAAGACGGTGCAATCTTGCGCGGGAAAATAATCAAAGCTAAATCGGCGTAGGTGGAGAGCACTTGCGCATTTTTCCGCGTCGAGTAAGCCTCTGGAACTGCCAGTATCAGAGGTTCAGATAATACTTTTTGATAGTTCAGAATTGCGCTTAACTTGGGTGGAATAGGCGGAATTAAGAGGCCAGCGTCAACTTCTGATTTTTCGAGTAATTCGAGCTGCACATTACTGGTGGCCTCGCGTAACTCTATCCTTACCTCTTTGTGATGATGTCGAAACTGGCGTAAAAAAGGCGGCAATATGCTGTAATCGGCGATGGAAATAAAGGCCAGAGACAGATTTCCAACTTCCCCGGAAGCGGCACGCTGCACGAGTTGCGGCAGTGCCTTGGTTTGCTGCAAGATTTTTTTTGCCTCAGGAATTAATGCTGATCCTGCGGCCGTCAAGGCGATACTGCGAGTTGTGCGTATGAATAGCTGCGCTCCAATAGTTAGCTCTAAGGCCTGTATCGCTTGCGATAGTGGCGGTTGAGTCATATGTAGTTTAGTGGCGGCGCGTCCAAAGTGCATTTCTTCGGCAACGGCTAAAAAATACCGAAGTTGGCGCAACTCTATATTCATCGTGGAGTGTAGGTGTTGTTTAGGTCAGCGATGCTTGTATGCGCAGATCGACCAAGCTCGATCTGCAAGCGCAGTCCTGATCAAGATCGTGAAACAAGTGATGTATGGCAAACAAGCGACTATTTACTTTTGTCGAACGAGCGCTTGAGCCTATCTTTTTTCATTTTTTCAAAATGAGCGTGGTCTTTACGTTTGTCTAAACCTAGCATTCTTTCGAGAAATTCAAAGTAAATAAAGGCAAAGCCAGCTAGCCCAATTATCCACCACCAAGATAAGGCATCGAGAAATCCGACCTCTAAGTATTTTAAGAGGCTAAGTACGGCGATAGTGATGATAAGTGGCATGTTTAGTTTCCTTTTGGTAAAGGATAGAAGTAAATTCAAAGAAGGTCAACTGTTGCGGCTTGATATACGTTTTATCTTTAGCGCGTGAGAAAGTAGTAAAATAAAACTTGTCGTTTTTTAACTTGGAGAAATCAATGAAATTTTCTTTATCAGTAGTCGCAGCTTTGGTGGTTTTTACCTCAGGCTCTGCGATGGCAAATGCGGATTTGGCAAAGTCAAAAAACTGCATGGCCTGTCATGCAGTTGCAAATAAAGTGGTTGGTCCAGGATACGTGGATGTCGCGAAAAAATATGCTGGCGATAAAACAGCCGAAGATAAATTGGTCACCAAAGTAATGAAAGGCGGCACTGGCGTATGGGGTGCTATTCCTATGCCAGCCAATCCACAAGTGAGCGATGCTGAAGCGCGTACCTTGGTAAAATGGATTTTAGCGACAAAGTGATAGGCTGAGAGCTTGGGTAGCCTAGGCAGTTTGAATTAAGTAGGTATTGAAAAATCTCAGACAACTCTGAGATTTTTTCAGACATAAAAAATGCTGTGAGTCTTACAACTCACAGCATTTTTAATTTTCAGAATTAGTCTGAAATTATTTTACAACCTGAACCAGTTCACGTTTGCCAGCTTTGTAAGTGAACAAAGTCAATGTACCGTCTTTGATATCACCTTTGTCATCAAACGCGATATCACCAGTAACGCCTTTGTATTTCATTTTCTTCAGCATAGGCAAGTATTTTGCAGACTCTGCAGAATTAGCTTGTTTCATCGCTTCTACCATGACCATGACTGAATCATAGACATAGGGTGCGTAGATCTGAACTTCAACACCGAATTTCTTCTTGTAAGCAACTTTGAAGTCATCCATGCCTTTTTTCTGTGCATCAACAACACCACCTGCTTCAGCACAGACCACTTGGCCTTCGCCTATGCCGTCACCAGCCAATTTAACCAAATCCGTGGTGCAGATACCATCGCCGCCCATGAACTTAGCAGTAATTCCCAAGGCTTTCATTTGACGCAACATAGGACCAGCAACAGCATCCATACCGCCAAAGAAAATAACGTCAGGATTTTTAGCTTTAATTGTGGTCAAGATGGCGCTGAAATCGGTTGATTTGTCAGTGGTATGCTCTTGCACCACAACTTCCGCACCCTTAGCTTTTGCGCCTTTGATAAATTCAGCCGCAACGCCTTCACCGTAGGCTGTTTTATCATCAATTACAGCAATTTTCTTTGCTTTATTGATTTGAACTGCGTAACGACCCAAAGTGCCGCCTAATTGACCGTCATTCGCTACCACGCGGAACGCGCCTTTGTAACCTTGTTGGGTGTACTTAGGATTGGTTGCTGAAGGTGAAATTTGTACGATACCTGCATCGTTGTAAATTTTCGATGCTGGAATTGTAGTGCCAGAATTCAAATGACCAATAACGCCATTTACTTTGGCATCAACCAGTTTTTGAGCTACGGTTGTACCTTGTTTTGGATCGCCGCCGTCATCTTCAGCTTGCAATTCGAATTTAACTTTTTTGCCACCGATCATGACGCCTTTGGCGTTCAGTTCTTCGATCGCCATTTTGGCGCCATTTTCATTGTCTTTACCCAAGTGGGCGATAGCGCCTGAAACTGGACCAACGTGACCGATTTTTACGACCATCTCTTGAGCTGCTGCGGAACCTGCAAATGCGAAAGCGATTGCGCCAGCCAGTGGAATCATTTTAGTTTTGAACGACATGAAGATACTCCTAAGGTTTTAATGTGTAGGACTACGTTACTGCATCTCTGACTTATTCAGATAACTGAACAGCAAGAAGGTACAACAGAAAAAATTTTTCGCAAAGCTATTTTGTGTGGTTTTTTCATTAAAATGACATTTTTTATATGCCGCGATATTTAGCCGCAGGCAAGCGCGTCTTTTTCGAATGCGAATAGGCTGTCGTTAATAATAGGCATGGCGCTTTTGCTTGGGTAATGGAAATTCCCCTGCAAAAATCACGCCGTAAAAATTACGTGATTTTAGATTTTCAAAAACTGTGATCGTTATGATAGAATAATGCCTGCTTTAGAAAAGGCACTCGCTTGTAATTGTAATTGCAGCGCGTTTTCTAGATTAAATGCCCGGATGGTGAAATTGGTAGACACAAGAGACTTAAAATCTCTCGATCGTAAGGTCGTGCCGGTTCAATTCCGGCTCCGGGCACCAAGCAGAGGTTTCAAGCAGTACCGGCAAGAACTTAGACCCGCATCACTCACTATGAGAATGCGGGTTTTTTGTTTTTTACATCGAATTATTTGGTTCCGTTCTTCTGTTGAAACTTGCTTGTAAATTTAAATACATGGGCGCGCTAGCTAAGACTCGCTTTGATGTCCATAATGGTGCTGAGATCATGTCGTTAGCGTTGGTAAATCTGAGGCCGCTGCATTTGCCCCAGTAAAACGAGTGCGCTAAAGCTAACTCAGCTGTATGTTATGAATTATATGAGGTGATTTTATGTGCGGCTTACGCTTATTTTTAGCCTTCCTTGTTCTAAGCTGTAATTCGGCTAAAGCGGAATTGGGCGCAGCTCCCAGTACCTTTAGTAATAAAGTTGAAGTACGCAAGGCGCAGTCTTTGTCTGTCAGCGCTGATCAAGCTCCGCATACTTATCGCGTCTCTGAATCGGTACTGAATACTGGCACTGTGGTGCGAGAGTACATAGGCGGCAATGGCATCGTGTTTGCGGTAACTTGGCAAGGGCCGTTTTTGCCAGATCTACAAAACCTCCTCGGCAAACACTTCGACACTATGCGCACTGAAGCTGCGCGAGTTCCCAGAGCTGGCAATTCGCAATTGCAGATAATCAGACCTGAGGTGAGTATTTATTCTGGTGGACATATGCGTGCCTTTACTGGTCGCGCCTGGATTCTTAGCGAGTTTCCTGCAGATTTTAAACAAGAAGATATTCAATAAATCGAGGCAAACATGGGCAATCTGAATTATTTTTCGAATGTGCTGTTAAGCCTTTGTCCCGCGCGCTCGCTGAGTTGTCTGTTGAGTGGCATGCTGAATTTGTGCTGCCAGAGTTTACTTTGCCTGCTACTCATCTCCTGTGGTGGTGGTTCGTCTGATTCGGCCTTGAGCGTGGTCAATCCGCCTGTGGTCAATCCTCCCCCTGTTTTGGCAAGTAATGAGGTGGCTATCATTGTCGACAAGGGGCCATCTGCGAGTAAGAGCACGATCAATCAAGCTTATGTCAGCGTCACCATATGTAGGCCAGCTACTACGGTTTGTCAGACCATAGATCATATTTTGCTAGATACTGCATCGATCGGTTTACGTTTGATCGCACCAAATATTCTGGATGCTCAATTACAGTTGCCCGCGGTGAAGCTCGGTAATGGAGCGCTGCTCGCCGAGTGCGTACAATTTGCCAGTGGTTATCAATGGGGCGCGGTGCGTCAGGCCAGCGTAAAAATTGGCGGCGAATCGATCGCTACCTTACCTGTACACATAGTTGCTGATGCGTCGTCCGAATTTGCCAAGCAGCCGTTGAGCTGTCAAAGCAGCGGTTTGGATATAGGTTCGGTCGCGGCCTTAGGGGCAAATGGTGTACTGGGCGTGGGCTTATTTAAAGAGGATTGTGGTGAGGCCTGCGTGAGTTCGGTGATACCCGGGGCTTACTATGCATGTGATGCAATAAGCTGCCGAAGTATCAGCGTACCCTTGCTGCAGCAAGTCGCTAACCCAGTGTCATCGTTTGCGCAGAACAATAACGGCGTACTGGTTCTGATGCCAAGCGTCGGTCTGGGTGGCGTCACGCAATTAAATGGTTCACTGATTTTTGGCATCGGCACTCAGACTAATAATCTGCTTAGCGCCGAATCGATTTATGCAACGGATAGTCGCGGCAACTTCATCACCATCTATAACAACAAGGCGCTCAGCTCCAGTTTTATTGATAGTGGCTCTAACGGCTATTATTTTGACGATAAAGCGATTAAGGTCTGCACTTTGTCGACCAGTTTTTATTGCCCAGCGGCGGCGTTAAACCTGAGTGCCGTGAATAAGTCATTTGATTCGCGTACTTCTGGAATCGTTAACTTTCGGCTAGAGGCAACTGATGGTTTGAACTCGGGTACGATAGCCGCGCACATCGGTGGTGCAGGCAGTGGGTTTTCCGGGAGTTTTAATAGTAATAGCTTCGATTGGGGCTTGCCATTCTTTTTTGGCCGAAGGGTTTTTGTCGCCATAAAAGATGCCAACACGGCTTATGGCAAAGGCCCATATTGGGCGTATTAAAATAACTTCATGCCTAGTTGTTCCCAAATTGATTGATAGCGGAATTAGCCTTGACTGGCGCTAGCAATTCAGCGAAAAACCCTGCCGTTCTGCAGCTATTCTGCACCTACCTAGGTGCAGTTTTTTTGTTTACTGATAAACTGACGTTTTTCCCCTTTGAGAATGCAGATGGAAGCGACCAAAGTTATAGAATTCGAGCTGCCGCAGATGGATGTGGGCAGTAGTTGCACCGCGGCTGCCTGGGCGCGTGTGCCTGATGCGCCCAGTGCGGCCGAAAAGCTGCGATTAAAAACGCGCATCAAGCAATTACTGCATGAAAAAAAAGCCGTCCTGGTAGCGCATTATTATGTGGATGCAGAGTTGCAGGATTTGGCAGAAGAAACCGGAGGCTGCGTTTCCGATTCTTTAGAGATGGCCAGATTCGGGCGTGATCACGCCGCCCAGACTTTGATCGTGGCGGGTGTGAAGTTTATGGGGGAAACTGCCAAGATACTCAGCCCTGAAAAAACCATCTTGATGCCCGATCTGGATGCTACGTGCTCGCTCGATCTGGGTTGCCCCTCGGATGAGTTTGCTGCATTCTGCGATGCCCACCCTGATCGCACTGTGGTGGTGTATGCCAATACCAGCGCGGCTGTGAAAGCACGTGCCGATTGGATGGTGACCTCTAGTATCGGTCTCGACATCGTGGCGCACTTACATGCGCAAGGTAAAAAAATCCTGTGGGCGCCGGATAAGCATCTGGGCGGCTATATTCAGCAAAAAACCGGCGCCGATATGTTGTTGTGGCAGGGCTCATGTCTGGTGCATGATGAATTTAAGGGTGTGGAGTTGGATCTACTCAAGGCCGAGTATCCGCATGCAAAAATTTTGGTGCATCCAGAGTCGCCCGCCGCAGTGGTGGCGTTGGCCGATATGGTGGGATCGACTTCGCAAATGATACATGCGGCCATGACGATGGATGCACAAGAATTTATTGTCGCCACCGATAACGGCATCTTGCACAAAATGCAGATGGCAGCACCAGACAAGCGCTTCATCGTCGCCCCTACGGCAGGCAATAGTGCCACTTGTAAGAGTTGCGCGCATTGCCCATGGATGGCAATGAATGGCTTGGCGAATCTATTGTATGCATTGGAAACAGGTAGTGGCGAAATCATTGTCGATCCTAGCGTCGGGAAAAAAGCCAAATTGTGCATCGATCGTATGCTCGATTTTGCAGCGGCAAAAAAAGCCAATGTGCGCCCAAGTTCTGACCTGGCGCAGGAGCAAAAACTTTTTTCAGGAATAGGCCCGGCATAATGCGGGTGACGCATAGCGTGGCCACGCTATGCGTAAAGAAACGAATAGAGAAATGAGTCAATCAATGAGTCAATCAATGAGTAGTAATTTAAAGAATAATTTCGCACCCTTCGACCTTGATCTGCACACGGCTTTTCAGCGCAACGTGGCCATCGCTTTGGACGAAGATATTGGCGCTGCCGATTTGACTGGCTTGTTGGTTCCTGATGCGCAGCGTGTGCAGGCACAGGTAATTGTCAGAGAGTCTGCCATTCTCTGTGGTGCGCCCTGGTTTGATGCCGTCATGGCGACTTTGGATGCGTCTATTAGCGTGGATTGGCAGTATGCCGAAGGTGATTTGATGCGCGCCGATACGGTGGTGTGCAAAATCGTCGCGCCGGCGCGCGCCTTACTTACGGCTGAGCGCAGTGCCTTGAATTTTTTACAGATGTTGTCAGCCGTGGCAACGGCCACCCATCGTTACGTGGAGATTACTAAGGGTAGCTCTGCCGCGATACTCGATACACGTAAAACTTTGCCGGGTCTGCGATTGGCGCAAAAATATGCGGTGCGGGTAGGTGGCGGCAAGAATCAAAGGCTGGCTCTGTACGACGGTATTTTGATTAAAGAAAATCATATTGCAGCCGCTGGCGGTATAGAACTGGCTTTGCGCGCAGCTAAGTCTCTTAATGCTGGCGTGACGATACAGATAGAAGTAGAGACTATAGAGCAGTTGCAGCAAGCTTTGCATGCCGGGGCTGTTTCGATTTTATTAGATAATTTCAGTACCGATATGATGCGCGCTGCGGTCGATTTAAATGCCGGCCGCGCCTTGCTGGAGGCTTCCGGCGGAGTCGATATGAGCAGCGTTGCAGTGATAGCGCAAACTGGTGTTGATCGCATTTCTATCGGCAGTCTGACCAAGGATATTCGAGCGATTGATTACTCTTTGCGGATTATCTGAGTTTGATGCAGTGATTGCTTCCGCCTTATTCACGCTAGAAATTAAATAGGGCATAGGCCGCTTGCGCAGTATCCATGCGGGTTGCGAGCCAGATAGGCTGGTAACCCGCATGGATACTGGGCGCTGGCGTTGCCACCTTCAAAAAGTCTAAATTATTTCTTGCGCTTAGGTGATAGCACCGTCGCCAGTGCTTTTGGCATGGTATCGGGATAGTCGCGGCTAAAATGTAAGCCTCGGCTTTCGCGCCGTGACAACGCGCTATTGACGATCAGCGAAGCGACTTCGACCAGATTACGCAGCTCTAATAGATTATTGCTGATGCGGAAATTAGCGTAATACTCGTCGATCTCCTCCTTGAGCAATTTAATGCGGTGCTTGGCGCGCTCCAGGCGTTTGGTGGTGCGCACTATGCCTACGTAATTCCACATGAAGCGGCGCAACTCGTCCCAATTATGGGCAATCACCACTTCTTCATCGGCATCCGAAACGCGGCTTTCATCCCAGTCGGGCAAGTAGGGCAGGGCCACCAGTTCTTGCTCGGCGATGTGCAAGGCGGCAGCCTTACCAATTACCAGACATTCAAGCAGAGAGTTACTGGCTAGGCGGTTAGCGCCGTGCAGCCCGGTGTAGGCGGTTTCACCGACCGCGTACAAACCAGGCAAATCGGTACGACCGGCGGTGTCGGTAACGATACCACCACAGGTGAAATGTACCGCTGGTACCACGGGTATCGGCTGCTTGGTAATGTCTATGCCCAATTCCAGGCAGCGCGCATAGATGGTGGGGAAGTGTTCTTTTAAAAATTCGGGGCTCTTGTGGCTGATGTCTAGTTCTACATAATCCAGACCGCGTTTCTTCATCTCGAAATCGATGGCTCTGGCGACCACATCGCGCGGTGCTAACTCGACCCGTTCATCGTGTTCCAGCATGAAGCGTGAACCCGCTGCATGGCCTGCTTCTGGTGGTAATTTTAAATGGCCGCCTTCACCGCGCACCGCCTCGGTAATTAAGAAGGATTTGGCGTAAGGGTGATACAGGCAAGTCGGGTGGAATTGCATGAACTCCATATTCGCAACGCGGCATCCAGCGCGCCACGCCATCGCGATGCCGTCGCCGGTGGCTGTGTCAGGATTGGTGGTGTACAGATAGACTTTACCGGCACCACCCGTTGCCATCACCGTGTGCTGCGCGCTGAAGGTGTGAACTTCACCACTTTTAACATCTTGTACGTACAAACCTAAGCAGCGCGGTGGCAGGCTGTTGTCACCGATTTTTGTCGAGGTGATGACGTCGATTGCGTAGTGGTGCTCAAATAAACTGATGTTGGGGTGATTGCGTACTTGCTGCTCTAAGGTGGTTTGCACCGCGTGGCCGGTGGCGTCGGCCGCATGGATGATGCGACGCTGGCTGTGCCCACCCTCTCGCGTCAAATGAAAACCAAGTTCAGCCTCGTCGTCACGCGTAAACGGTACGCCTTGATCTATCAGCCAATCGATCGCTTCACGACCATGTTCTATGATGTAGCGGGTGGCGGTTTCATCGCACAAGCCACCGCCTGCGATCAGGGTGTCGGAAATATGCTGTTCGTGACTATCTCCCGAGTCCAGTACTGCAGCGATTCCGCCTTGTGCCCAGTCACTGGCACCATCTAATAAAGTACGCTTTGAAATCACCGCAACTTTGCGGGTCTTTGCTAAATGCAGTGCCACTGATAAACCGGCTAAGCCACTACCCACAATTGCTACATCAAATTTCATCATAAAACAGGCCGTAAAAATTAATCGTTAATTCCGCGTCGGAAGCTGAACTATAGGTGATATTGAGGCGCGCGTTTGTTATTGACCGATTTTCTCGCCGCAATATCGACTTACATAGACTCAGGCTTATTCAGTCACGATCACTGGCTTTACTTTGGCGGCAGCCTGTTTCGCCAAATTTCGTGCGGTATCGGTGTCTTTGGCTCGGGCCAATGCGACCCCC from Undibacterium parvum includes these protein-coding regions:
- the nadC gene encoding carboxylating nicotinate-nucleotide diphosphorylase — encoded protein: MSSNLKNNFAPFDLDLHTAFQRNVAIALDEDIGAADLTGLLVPDAQRVQAQVIVRESAILCGAPWFDAVMATLDASISVDWQYAEGDLMRADTVVCKIVAPARALLTAERSALNFLQMLSAVATATHRYVEITKGSSAAILDTRKTLPGLRLAQKYAVRVGGGKNQRLALYDGILIKENHIAAAGGIELALRAAKSLNAGVTIQIEVETIEQLQQALHAGAVSILLDNFSTDMMRAAVDLNAGRALLEASGGVDMSSVAVIAQTGVDRISIGSLTKDIRAIDYSLRII
- a CDS encoding c-type cytochrome: MKFSLSVVAALVVFTSGSAMANADLAKSKNCMACHAVANKVVGPGYVDVAKKYAGDKTAEDKLVTKVMKGGTGVWGAIPMPANPQVSDAEARTLVKWILATK
- a CDS encoding TIGR04438 family Trp-rich protein, whose translation is MPLIITIAVLSLLKYLEVGFLDALSWWWIIGLAGFAFIYFEFLERMLGLDKRKDHAHFEKMKKDRLKRSFDKSK
- a CDS encoding EVE domain-containing protein, translated to MSYWLMKSEPEEVSIDDALALPSVAWFGVRNYQARNFMRDVMRVGDGVLFYHSSCAEPGIAGIAEVASTAYPDETQFDASSKYFDPKASRENPRWMLLDVKALRKTRLLALSELRNCAELEQMQVLKKGSRLSITPVTADEWAVVMSLLQAY
- the nadA gene encoding quinolinate synthase NadA, which codes for MQMEATKVIEFELPQMDVGSSCTAAAWARVPDAPSAAEKLRLKTRIKQLLHEKKAVLVAHYYVDAELQDLAEETGGCVSDSLEMARFGRDHAAQTLIVAGVKFMGETAKILSPEKTILMPDLDATCSLDLGCPSDEFAAFCDAHPDRTVVVYANTSAAVKARADWMVTSSIGLDIVAHLHAQGKKILWAPDKHLGGYIQQKTGADMLLWQGSCLVHDEFKGVELDLLKAEYPHAKILVHPESPAAVVALADMVGSTSQMIHAAMTMDAQEFIVATDNGILHKMQMAAPDKRFIVAPTAGNSATCKSCAHCPWMAMNGLANLLYALETGSGEIIVDPSVGKKAKLCIDRMLDFAAAKKANVRPSSDLAQEQKLFSGIGPA
- the lgt gene encoding prolipoprotein diacylglyceryl transferase; this translates as MLIHPNPDPVAIKIGFLSIHWYGLMYLLAFAQFVALGRIRIRQAHIAALGWTKEDIDDMLFYGVLGVILGGRLGEVVFYQLPHFMANPLEIFAVWKGGMSFHGGLIGVMIAMYLWARKAKRNLADVYDFIAPLVPLGYAAGRIGNFINHELPGRVASADLPWAMIWPGLDHPVHPSPIYQALVDGVLLFIILWLFSRKQRPRLAVGAMFVTLYGCARFFTEYFRTPDYEVSFFGLTISAGQMLSLPMIAVGAALLVWAYSKTPENKAVEIAFKNTATAKQKSKKQKARK
- a CDS encoding DUF2844 domain-containing protein; translation: MCGLRLFLAFLVLSCNSAKAELGAAPSTFSNKVEVRKAQSLSVSADQAPHTYRVSESVLNTGTVVREYIGGNGIVFAVTWQGPFLPDLQNLLGKHFDTMRTEAARVPRAGNSQLQIIRPEVSIYSGGHMRAFTGRAWILSEFPADFKQEDIQ
- the nadB gene encoding L-aspartate oxidase produces the protein MKFDVAIVGSGLAGLSVALHLAKTRKVAVISKRTLLDGASDWAQGGIAAVLDSGDSHEQHISDTLIAGGGLCDETATRYIIEHGREAIDWLIDQGVPFTRDDEAELGFHLTREGGHSQRRIIHAADATGHAVQTTLEQQVRNHPNISLFEHHYAIDVITSTKIGDNSLPPRCLGLYVQDVKSGEVHTFSAQHTVMATGGAGKVYLYTTNPDTATGDGIAMAWRAGCRVANMEFMQFHPTCLYHPYAKSFLITEAVRGEGGHLKLPPEAGHAAGSRFMLEHDERVELAPRDVVARAIDFEMKKRGLDYVELDISHKSPEFLKEHFPTIYARCLELGIDITKQPIPVVPAVHFTCGGIVTDTAGRTDLPGLYAVGETAYTGLHGANRLASNSLLECLVIGKAAALHIAEQELVALPYLPDWDESRVSDADEEVVIAHNWDELRRFMWNYVGIVRTTKRLERAKHRIKLLKEEIDEYYANFRISNNLLELRNLVEVASLIVNSALSRRESRGLHFSRDYPDTMPKALATVLSPKRKK
- a CDS encoding LysR family transcriptional regulator; amino-acid sequence: MNIELRQLRYFLAVAEEMHFGRAATKLHMTQPPLSQAIQALELTIGAQLFIRTTRSIALTAAGSALIPEAKKILQQTKALPQLVQRAASGEVGNLSLAFISIADYSILPPFLRQFRHHHKEVRIELREATSNVQLELLEKSEVDAGLLIPPIPPKLSAILNYQKVLSEPLILAVPEAYSTRKNAQVLSTYADLALIIFPRKIAPSLHDSILACFRAAGLTPAIAQEAIQMQTIIGLVSAGMGIALVPQSVSNLIRPGVVYYTMPSLKVRVEIGIAWRKENSSPVLKSFLDLLKN
- a CDS encoding branched-chain amino acid ABC transporter substrate-binding protein, with translation MSFKTKMIPLAGAIAFAFAGSAAAQEMVVKIGHVGPVSGAIAHLGKDNENGAKMAIEELNAKGVMIGGKKVKFELQAEDDGGDPKQGTTVAQKLVDAKVNGVIGHLNSGTTIPASKIYNDAGIVQISPSATNPKYTQQGYKGAFRVVANDGQLGGTLGRYAVQINKAKKIAVIDDKTAYGEGVAAEFIKGAKAKGAEVVVQEHTTDKSTDFSAILTTIKAKNPDVIFFGGMDAVAGPMLRQMKALGITAKFMGGDGICTTDLVKLAGDGIGEGQVVCAEAGGVVDAQKKGMDDFKVAYKKKFGVEVQIYAPYVYDSVMVMVEAMKQANSAESAKYLPMLKKMKYKGVTGDIAFDDKGDIKDGTLTLFTYKAGKRELVQVVK
- a CDS encoding DUF3443 domain-containing protein gives rise to the protein MGNLNYFSNVLLSLCPARSLSCLLSGMLNLCCQSLLCLLLISCGGGSSDSALSVVNPPVVNPPPVLASNEVAIIVDKGPSASKSTINQAYVSVTICRPATTVCQTIDHILLDTASIGLRLIAPNILDAQLQLPAVKLGNGALLAECVQFASGYQWGAVRQASVKIGGESIATLPVHIVADASSEFAKQPLSCQSSGLDIGSVAALGANGVLGVGLFKEDCGEACVSSVIPGAYYACDAISCRSISVPLLQQVANPVSSFAQNNNGVLVLMPSVGLGGVTQLNGSLIFGIGTQTNNLLSAESIYATDSRGNFITIYNNKALSSSFIDSGSNGYYFDDKAIKVCTLSTSFYCPAAALNLSAVNKSFDSRTSGIVNFRLEATDGLNSGTIAAHIGGAGSGFSGSFNSNSFDWGLPFFFGRRVFVAIKDANTAYGKGPYWAY